AGACCGTGCAAACAGGGAGCTCCAAGGATCTTTGTGAAAGTCCTAAAACCCAGTATGTCGCAAGGCTTTTTAGCCCGATTAATCGGTTGCCCAATTCAAAAAGCAGCTACCTACGACCTGCAAATGTAAAATTGAGAACGAAAAATGGCTTACTTGCACATGTGGTAGATTCCCGGTTTTTGGTCCATTTTAATTCGCTCCAAGTGAAATTGAAAGAAAGTGGAATTACTTGGGAAGTGGATGATCCACAGCGAAAGTATGCCGTTGGAGACCGGGTGTATGTGAGCTGGGAGGAAGAGAAAATAATGCGACTCTGATTCGGTAAGGTTTTACCCATGTCAAAAAAAAGACATCTCATTTTAAGTGTTTTATACGAAACCAAACTGTTGGTCAGTCAATCAATTTTATGGTTGTGGATCAAACTAGGTTGGATGAAATCTATTCTGATTGTTCCCTACGAAGGCTTTGGCAATGAGAAAGAAATATTACTCGTCGGTCGAGTAATTCGTGATAATAGAATTGGGGTTTCTAGCCCAGAGGACAGTGTCTGGAAAAACATAGGGAAAATGCGAAGGAGGTTTATGAGTGTGGTCATTCCCAAAGTTACTTTGAGAGCAGAGTTTCAAGGCAAAGAGTATTTCGCAAAAACAGATGAGGAAGGTTATTTTGAATTTAAAATTCAACCTAAAGCCTCTTTGATATTACACTCGAGGTGGCAGGAAATAAAACTGACACTAATAGATGAGGTGATCAAAAATCAAGGGGAAGTAAGTGCTTATGCGGATGTCTTTTTACCAGTAGGGAATATCGATTTTGGGATTATTTCAGATGTGGATGACACTATTATTCCTACAGGAGCAATGCGAATGTTAGAAATGCTGAAAACTACTTTTGCTAAGAATGCACATACCCGTGTTCCTTTTCCTGGAGTCGCTGAATTTTATAAAGCTTTGCAAAAAGGGACAGATGGGGTAGAAAGTAATCCGTTTTTTTACGTTTCAAGCAGCCCATGGAATCTATATGATTTTCTACATGAACTACTTCAGATTCATCAGATTCCCAAAGGCCCTTTACTTCTAAGAGATATTGGGCTTTCTAGAACTGAATTGATTGCAGGTAGCCATTCAGAGCATAAACTTGAGCAAATAAGACAGGTTTTAAGGACTTATTCGCAGTTGCCTTTCATTCTGATCGGTGATAGTGGGCAGGAAGATCCGGATATATATTTGCAAATTGTCAAGGAATTTCCAGGAAGAATAAGGATGGTTTTTATTCGGGATGTACATTCTTCAAGACATGAATATGTAGAAAGAGTCAAGGTGGAGTTACAAAAGCTGGGTGTGGATATGCTTTTGGTGAAGAATACTTTAGAGGCTTCCGAGTATGCTCTATCAAAAGGATGGATTAACGAAGGGGATTTGATTGATATAGCAGAGGGCAAAGTGAAAGATGAAAAAGAAAGTAATTGAATTAATCTTCCAAAGAAAGGATGTAACTCACCATAGCTTTGGCATCATCTTCATTGATTTCAGGATGAGGGGACATGATCGGATTTCCCCAAGATCCTGTGCCACCAGAAATCACTTTTCTTGCCAATAAATCTAGGTAAACCTGAGAAGTTGGATACCTCTTTGCAATATCCCGAAAAGCGGGGCCTTTAGATCTCATGTCATCCTTGTGGCATTCTGAACAATCTGAATAAGAGATCAATACTTCCCCTCTTTGGATCATCTCGTGATCTAATGGTTCATCTATTCCTTCTATAACCCGGATATAATCCTTCTCTTTTATTAAAGAGGTGTCTTTTGTGTCTGCGGAAGGTTTTTGGGTGCAGGCAGAAAGAATCATCAGTAGGATTATGCTACTCCTCAATTATTCTGGGGTTACGTTTTAGAAAACTATAAAAAAAGAGAGGTAAGGCTTTTCGACCTTACCTCTTGAACTAATTAATTTCAGTGTCAATCATGAGCTCCATGTTCTCCATGAACATGGCCATGCGCTAATTCCTCCTCAGTTGCTTCTCTGACTTCGATGATTTTCCCATCAAAATGAAGGTCAAAACCTACCAAAGGATGGTTAAAGTCAAGCATGATTTCCTCGCCAAGGTCTTTGATGATCTTTGCTTGCATTGGTATTCCATCTTCATCCATCAAAGGAAGAAAGTTTCCCTCTGCCAGCATGTCTTCGTTGAACCCTTGCTGCGAGGAAAATTGAGATTTTGGTAGATTTACTAGAAGTTCCTCGTCTGCTTCACCATAAGCCTCTTCTACTGCTAGCGTAAAGGAGAAATCTTCTCCCTCAGCCTGACCAGCTAACAAATTTTCGAATTTTTCTGGAAGCCCACTTTGTCCAAAAAGGAAGTAAAAAGGGTCTTCAGTATCTCTGATTTCTACACTAAATGGTGCAGACTCTATTTCATCTTCTAGTTTGCTGACTTTGAGTTCGTAGGTTAAGCCAACAACCGTATTGTTTTTGATTTTCATAAATTCATTAATTAATGCCATGCTTCAAGCGAATGCTGATTCTTTCTTTCAAAACCTGCCATTTGCTTCTTGGGGTTGATTTTTCTAATGGTTTTTGTGATCTGAAGATAAAATATTGGTAATCTTTTTCAGTATAAAAGACTGGATAGGTCTCCATTTTTTCTAGGTAAAAGCCACAGGAAGTGATGCTTTTAATTAAATCTCCAGAATCTAACGGTTGGTCTATGACCTGAAGTTTTTCGGGTTCATTATTGATCATCCATTGTAAATATCTCGGAGCAGGTATATGCACAAATATGACCGAATCCTGATGTGAATGCTCCTGAATGTTTTGGAATAACCTTTTGTGCTGATCCACTGGGATATGTTCCAAAACGTCTGGAAACACAAAAAAGTCGAATGACTGATTTTCCTTGTGAAAATTGGACATGTCTGAAACTTCAAACTTCAGGTTTTTATGCTCTTTCCAAATCACTTTTGCCTTGTCAATACTTTCAGGGCTAATGTCCACTGCTAAAACTTCTCCTTGAGGTACTTGGCTTGCCAATAAACTACTGACTGTTCCTATCCCACATCCAACTTCTAGTATTCTGTGATGCTTCTCAAGCCCCGCTGCTTTCACCTTATCGAGGATACTCAAATGGCGAGAGTTAATGCCAGTTTTCTCTTGTTTTTCAGAAAACTGATCATAATAGCTGATGATTTTATCTTTAGGCTCTTCCATTTTCATCTTTTATGGTAAAGAATATTCCTGCTATTAATCCTATAAGGATCAAGTATTGGAATATAATCATTGGGGTTTTGGTGCTGTAATAGCTGTCTGGAGCAAATTGAAACTCTATTTCATGCTGCCCTGCTGGTAAGCTTAACCCTCTTAAAAGATAATCAGTTCTAAGAATTTCGGATTTTTCACCATCGATGGTAGCAGTCCAACCCACAGGATAATATATCTCCGAGAATACTGCCAGTCCTCCTTGGTTCATATTAGCTGAGTAAGTCAGCTTGTTAGGTGCGTGCGAGGTAAGTTCAATGCTTCCTGAACCAGCCGGGATTTGACCGAATTCTTCCTTGTTGATGGTAGCTGTCGATTTCGTGTTGATCTCGCCAATGACTTTAATCTCCTCTTCATTACTTGTTACAGTACGAATGTCACTTGGAATCCATGCTGCACCGTTAGCAGCTTGATTTTCAAATACAGCATTTGCTGCATTGCCAGCAATGATATATTTTGTGTTTAACATATTGAAGGTTTGAATTCCTTCAAAATCAAAATCCCCTTCCTGAGCCTTGCTTAAAAAAGCGCTTAATTCATCTGAAAGTCTATAGTCAATCAAGTCCTGAAACCTCCTCATTTTGGCACCATGGTAACCTCCAATTGCATGAAACCTATAACTTGCTCGTCCCGCAGACATTAGCCCTTCAGTTAAGTCCAGAACTCTGAAATAACCCGTGTCTTTTTCAATTTCCTTGTCAGCAGGAGTAGCGCTGAAGTAGGATTGGGAAGGGCTTACATCAAAGGACTCATTATTTAAATAGGGCCTATTGATCGTCCAAAGATCCGCTAAAACCAGAACGAATAAGCCTGCTCCAAGAATAAGGTCATTTATTTTACCTTTTACGGTAAAGTAAATTAAGGCAAATGCAGCTGCCAGAAAGCCTAAGCTTCTAAATGCACTGGACTGAAGCATCGATTTCCTATCTTCTCTAAGTGGTCCAAGTAGCCAGTCTGGTAAAGTCTGGTCAGCGGCTCCTGCATATCTAAACATACCTGCACCCACAATAAAGAGTAAAATTAACCCTCCGGTGACAGCGCCAGCCATCATAAGTGATTTGGTCTGCTTCTCTGTTATTAGTTTTTCTAAGGAAATAATTCCAAGCACAGGAATTGCAAATAGGGTCATCCCAAGAGCCATAGAGACAGCTCTGAATTTATTGTAATAAGGGAAGTAGTCGAAAAGGAAGTAATTAAACCATGAAAGATTTTTACCCCAAGAGAGCATCAGGGAAAAAACTATGATCACTCCGAAGCTAATAAGTGTTTGTTTTGGAGCTGCCCATATACCAAGTACTGCTAAGAAAATCAAGATGACTCCACCATAGATAGGTCCTCCAGTAAATGGTTGGTCTCCCCAATAAGTAGGAGCTCCTTGAACGATCCCATTGATCTGGGCAGGATCCATTCCTTGCTGTCTAAGTGCTGTTTCCGTTGCAGAATTTTTAGGTAAAGGAGAGCTAGACCCGCCTCCATAAAAGTCAGGTATTAATAAAGTGAAAGATTCCATGATACCATTGGACCAGCCAAAAGCATAATCCTTTGCTAAACCTGCTTCTTTACTCTCAATCGTTACTTCTCCACGGGTAGAATATTTAGAGTATTCTAAAGCTGTTGCCAGTCTTCCAATATTTCCACCTACAGCTAGAAACGTACCTAAAGCTAAAATCCCTACCGTTTTTCCTAAGCTCGCCCAGCCTTCTTTTTTCCATTCAAAAATTAGTCTGACGATCACGTAAATACCTAAAATCAAAAAGGTGTAATAGGTGATTTGTACGTGATTGAATTTAAACTGCAATAGAAGTCCTAATGCAAGGATCGAAGCTCCGAGTATCCTTTTTCTTTCAAAGGCAAGGTGTACGCCTGTCAAAATCAAAGGAATTAAACATTCTGCCCATATTTTAGCATTGTGCCCTGCAGCAAGGCTGAGTAAGTTGTAGCTGTTTAAGGCAAAAGCTAAACTACCCAAAATGGCGAAAGTAGGCCTGACTTTTAAGCTTAATAAGAGAATGTACATCCCAACCATGCCTAAGAATAAGCCATTGATAGGGTGAGGAAGACCTAAGCTTAGCACGGATACTACCGCATTGGTAATGTCTCCTGGGAACTCCATGCTAATAAAATAAGCAGGCATTCCGCCAAACATGCTGTTGGTCCAAAGCGCTTCCTCGCCAGTTGCCTCGCGGAAATCCATGGCTTCTTTAGCAGAACCTTCCCATTTTAGTATATCCCCTTGGAATATGACTTTGTCTTCTAATAATAGAGGTGAAAAATAAAATGCAACAATGGCATAAAATATGGCTACTCCTATGGCGTGAGGAAGTATATTCTTTTTAAAATCTATCGTCATGAAAGAAGTATTTTCGGAGATTTTTTCAATGCTTGCGCAAATTAGGAATTTAAACCCAAACAGACCTAATCAAGAAGTAGGGGACATTTTAGGAATAGATGAAATGAATCTTTCTATCCCTGATGAAATTCATTACTTTTGCACCAAATAGCCGCAATAGGAATGTTTGATAATTTAAGTTTTAAACTAGACCGGGCTTTCAAAACTTTGAAAGGAACCGGGACCATCACTGAAATTAACGTTGCCACAACTGTCAAGGAGATCAGAAGAGCCTTGATTGATGCCGACGTAAACTATAAAGTTGCCAAAGAAGTAACAGATAAGATTAAGCAAGAAGCTTTGGGTAGAGATGTATTGATCTCTGTTTCTCCAGGACAATTGCTTGTGAAAATCACACAGGAGGAGCTTACCAAATTAATGGGCGGTACCAAAGTGGAGATCAATCTTAGCGGAGATCCATCTGTTGTCTTGATTTCAGGTCTTCAGGGTTCTGGTAAAACAACATTTTCCGGTAAACTAGCAAGTCTTTTAAAGAAGCAAGGCCGCCAGGTGCTTTTGGTAGCTTGTGATATTTATAGACCCGCTGCAATCGACCAGTTGAAAGTATTGGGAGAGCAAGTTGGAGTGGAGGTTTATGCCGAGCCCGAAAATAAAAATGCTTTAGAAATTGCAAACAATGCGATTGCTTACGCAAAAAAATCTGGAAAGAAAACAGTCATAGTCGATACTGCAGGTCGTCTAGCAGTTGATGAGCAGATGATGCAAGAGATCGAAGCTTTGAAAAAAGCTTTGAACCCATCAGAGACCTTGTTTGTAGTAGATTCCATGACGGGTCAAGATGCAGTGAATACTGCAAAGACCTTTGATGAGCGATTGGATTTCAACGGAGTAGTATTGACCAAGTTGGATGGTGATACTCGAGGTGGAGCTGCCATTTCTATTCGCCATGTAGTAAATAAACCCATCAAATTCATCTCTACAGGTGAGAAGATGGAAAATATTGACGTGTTCCACCCTGATCGTATGTCTCAGAGAATTCTGGGGATGGGTGATGTTATTTCTTTGGTTGAAAGAGCTCAGCAATCATTTGATGAAGATGAGGCGAAGCGAATTAATGCCAAGATCCGTCAAAACAATTTTAATTTTGATGATTTCCTTTCTCAGCTTGAGCAGGTTAAGAAGATGGGTAATATCAAGGATTTGATGGGGATGATTCCGGGAATGGGCAAAGCAATGAAAGGTTTGGATATCGACGATGATTCATTTAAGCCGATCGAAGCGATCATTAAAAGTATGACGCCAAAAGAGCGCCATCAACCAGATATTATTGATGGAAGCAGGAGAAAAAGAATTGCGAATGGTTCGGGAAGAACCATCACAGAGGTGAATAACCTGATGAAGCAGTTCAGCGATATGCGGAAGATGATGAAGCAAATGAATAAAATGGGCGGAGCAAAAGCCGCCATGAGCAAATTAATGCCTCCGGGAGGCAGATAAACAAAAAAGGAGCTTTTCAGCTCCTTTTTTGTTTTAGTTCATCCACTTGCTTATAAATTCCAGAAAAGCTTCTTTATAATTATCGCCGACTGCAATTTGATGCTTTCCTATTTGGATCACATTTTTTGAAACCGAATCAATATGATTCAAAGCAACAATATAAGAACGGTGAACTCTCATAAATTGCTGAGAGGGGAGCAGTTCTTCCATGCTCTTCAGACTAGTCAGAGAGAGCATTGGGTTAGGCTTGGACAGCAAATGAACTTTCACATAATCCTTGTAGGCTTCCACACAGGCGATGTCTTTAAGAATGACTTTGACTAGCTGGTATTCAACTTTCAAAAAAATGTATTCGGGCTGTGCGGAATCACTTTGTGAAGCAACTGCCGGTTGTGAGTGGTTTTTTAAACGTTCAAAATAGCTGAAAGCTTTAGTGGAGGCATTCAAAAAATCCTCATAACTGTAAGGCTTCAGTAAGTAATCAAGCGCTTCAACCTTGTATCCTTCAATAGCAAATTGATGGTATGCCGTGGCAAAGATGATTCTCGTATTATCTGAGTTTTTCTTCCCATCCAAAACTCTTGCGAGCTCCATACCTGACAGATCAGGCATTTGGATGTCCATGAAAATTAACTGAATTTCATTTTGATTGATAAAGCCTAAGGCTTCAACGCCATTGGTGAATTTACCTATCAAATTCAAAAAGGAGGTTTGCTCGATAAATTTACAAATTAGGTCGAGTGCTAATGGTTCATCATCGATGGCTATACAATTGAGTTTCATGCCAAGTTGATTGTCAGGTTTACCCAATATTCATTTTTTGCCTCGTCCTTACCAAATTTGAGCTTATGTTTATTTGGGTAGAGCAATTCTAGTCTTCTTTGAGTATTAACCATTCCAATACCGTTTTCTTTAGCTTCTGGGCTGTCGGAGTGAATCGGGAAAATCTGGTTACGAGTTTCAAAAAACAAGGTGTCTCCCATAACTTCCAATCGGATAGATATTTCACATTCTTTTTGATTGCTTATCCCATGCTTAAAAGAGTTCTCTAGGAAAGGTAAAAGCAACATAGGAGCTATGATTTGGTCTTCTTTGGGCTCTTCAATTTTTAAATTAAGTATCACATTTGGTGTTAACCTCATTTTCATGAG
Above is a window of Algoriphagus machipongonensis DNA encoding:
- a CDS encoding class I SAM-dependent methyltransferase, with the translated sequence MEEPKDKIISYYDQFSEKQEKTGINSRHLSILDKVKAAGLEKHHRILEVGCGIGTVSSLLASQVPQGEVLAVDISPESIDKAKVIWKEHKNLKFEVSDMSNFHKENQSFDFFVFPDVLEHIPVDQHKRLFQNIQEHSHQDSVIFVHIPAPRYLQWMINNEPEKLQVIDQPLDSGDLIKSITSCGFYLEKMETYPVFYTEKDYQYFIFRSQKPLEKSTPRSKWQVLKERISIRLKHGIN
- a CDS encoding FKBP-type peptidyl-prolyl cis-trans isomerase, which translates into the protein MKIKNNTVVGLTYELKVSKLEDEIESAPFSVEIRDTEDPFYFLFGQSGLPEKFENLLAGQAEGEDFSFTLAVEEAYGEADEELLVNLPKSQFSSQQGFNEDMLAEGNFLPLMDEDGIPMQAKIIKDLGEEIMLDFNHPLVGFDLHFDGKIIEVREATEEELAHGHVHGEHGAHD
- a CDS encoding glycosyltransferase family protein translates to MTIDFKKNILPHAIGVAIFYAIVAFYFSPLLLEDKVIFQGDILKWEGSAKEAMDFREATGEEALWTNSMFGGMPAYFISMEFPGDITNAVVSVLSLGLPHPINGLFLGMVGMYILLLSLKVRPTFAILGSLAFALNSYNLLSLAAGHNAKIWAECLIPLILTGVHLAFERKRILGASILALGLLLQFKFNHVQITYYTFLILGIYVIVRLIFEWKKEGWASLGKTVGILALGTFLAVGGNIGRLATALEYSKYSTRGEVTIESKEAGLAKDYAFGWSNGIMESFTLLIPDFYGGGSSSPLPKNSATETALRQQGMDPAQINGIVQGAPTYWGDQPFTGGPIYGGVILIFLAVLGIWAAPKQTLISFGVIIVFSLMLSWGKNLSWFNYFLFDYFPYYNKFRAVSMALGMTLFAIPVLGIISLEKLITEKQTKSLMMAGAVTGGLILLFIVGAGMFRYAGAADQTLPDWLLGPLREDRKSMLQSSAFRSLGFLAAAFALIYFTVKGKINDLILGAGLFVLVLADLWTINRPYLNNESFDVSPSQSYFSATPADKEIEKDTGYFRVLDLTEGLMSAGRASYRFHAIGGYHGAKMRRFQDLIDYRLSDELSAFLSKAQEGDFDFEGIQTFNMLNTKYIIAGNAANAVFENQAANGAAWIPSDIRTVTSNEEEIKVIGEINTKSTATINKEEFGQIPAGSGSIELTSHAPNKLTYSANMNQGGLAVFSEIYYPVGWTATIDGEKSEILRTDYLLRGLSLPAGQHEIEFQFAPDSYYSTKTPMIIFQYLILIGLIAGIFFTIKDENGRA
- a CDS encoding c-type cytochrome; its protein translation is MRSSIILLMILSACTQKPSADTKDTSLIKEKDYIRVIEGIDEPLDHEMIQRGEVLISYSDCSECHKDDMRSKGPAFRDIAKRYPTSQVYLDLLARKVISGGTGSWGNPIMSPHPEINEDDAKAMVSYILSLED
- the ffh gene encoding signal recognition particle protein, with the translated sequence MFDNLSFKLDRAFKTLKGTGTITEINVATTVKEIRRALIDADVNYKVAKEVTDKIKQEALGRDVLISVSPGQLLVKITQEELTKLMGGTKVEINLSGDPSVVLISGLQGSGKTTFSGKLASLLKKQGRQVLLVACDIYRPAAIDQLKVLGEQVGVEVYAEPENKNALEIANNAIAYAKKSGKKTVIVDTAGRLAVDEQMMQEIEALKKALNPSETLFVVDSMTGQDAVNTAKTFDERLDFNGVVLTKLDGDTRGGAAISIRHVVNKPIKFISTGEKMENIDVFHPDRMSQRILGMGDVISLVERAQQSFDEDEAKRINAKIRQNNFNFDDFLSQLEQVKKMGNIKDLMGMIPGMGKAMKGLDIDDDSFKPIEAIIKSMTPKERHQPDIIDGSRRKRIANGSGRTITEVNNLMKQFSDMRKMMKQMNKMGGAKAAMSKLMPPGGR
- a CDS encoding LytR/AlgR family response regulator transcription factor, encoding MKLNCIAIDDEPLALDLICKFIEQTSFLNLIGKFTNGVEALGFINQNEIQLIFMDIQMPDLSGMELARVLDGKKNSDNTRIIFATAYHQFAIEGYKVEALDYLLKPYSYEDFLNASTKAFSYFERLKNHSQPAVASQSDSAQPEYIFLKVEYQLVKVILKDIACVEAYKDYVKVHLLSKPNPMLSLTSLKSMEELLPSQQFMRVHRSYIVALNHIDSVSKNVIQIGKHQIAVGDNYKEAFLEFISKWMN
- a CDS encoding App1 family protein translates to MKSILIVPYEGFGNEKEILLVGRVIRDNRIGVSSPEDSVWKNIGKMRRRFMSVVIPKVTLRAEFQGKEYFAKTDEEGYFEFKIQPKASLILHSRWQEIKLTLIDEVIKNQGEVSAYADVFLPVGNIDFGIISDVDDTIIPTGAMRMLEMLKTTFAKNAHTRVPFPGVAEFYKALQKGTDGVESNPFFYVSSSPWNLYDFLHELLQIHQIPKGPLLLRDIGLSRTELIAGSHSEHKLEQIRQVLRTYSQLPFILIGDSGQEDPDIYLQIVKEFPGRIRMVFIRDVHSSRHEYVERVKVELQKLGVDMLLVKNTLEASEYALSKGWINEGDLIDIAEGKVKDEKESN